One Desulfosoma sp. genomic window carries:
- a CDS encoding IS1380 family transposase: MKKIEIEQSSKAFYSGHSGLVLVGHLINGSTDLCQRLEKEVPGRPVISHADVVKTYVGLLCLGKSDFEAAEGVVCDDWFKEALDIEKVPSQETLRQRFDKHARVFERLAGAASVELLERAQVPVTPLSTGDVALDLDVFCLDNSDTKKQGVSRTSQNDEGYAPIAAYLGRKRWCLGMKLRPGSQHSQNGFVGFLC; this comes from the coding sequence ATGAAAAAAATCGAGATTGAACAATCTTCCAAGGCCTTTTACAGCGGGCACTCGGGCCTGGTTCTTGTGGGCCATTTGATCAACGGCAGCACGGACCTCTGCCAACGCTTGGAAAAGGAAGTTCCGGGACGGCCGGTGATCTCTCATGCCGATGTGGTCAAGACCTATGTGGGGCTTTTGTGTCTGGGGAAAAGCGACTTTGAAGCCGCCGAGGGGGTTGTCTGCGATGACTGGTTCAAAGAGGCTCTGGACATCGAAAAGGTTCCTTCGCAGGAAACCTTGCGACAGCGCTTCGACAAGCACGCGAGAGTTTTCGAACGTCTTGCCGGCGCCGCCAGCGTTGAACTGCTTGAGAGGGCCCAGGTTCCTGTAACGCCTCTTTCCACAGGGGATGTGGCTTTGGACCTGGATGTGTTTTGCCTGGACAATTCCGACACAAAGAAACAAGGGGTGTCGCGGACGTCCCAGAACGATGAGGGATACGCTCCCATTGCGGCCTACCTCGGCCGAAAGCGATGGTGTCTGGGCATGAAGCTTCGCCCGGGGTCTCAGCATTCCCAGAACGGATTTGTGGGGTTTCTGTGCAA